The Saccharothrix violaceirubra genome segment ATCCGGCGGCAGTACGAGGACCAGGGCAACCCGTACTACTCCACCGCGCGGCTGTGGGACGACGGCGTGATCGACCCGCGCGACACCCGCACCGTGCTCGGCCTGGCGTTGTCGGTGTCGGCGAACGCCCCGATCGAGCCGGTCTCCTACGGCGTCTTCCGGATGTGATGACGATGTTCGACAGCGTCCTGGTCGCCAACCGAGGCGAGATCGCGGTGCGCGTGATCCGCGCGTTGCGTGGCCTGGGCATCCGGTCCGTCGCCGTGTACAGCGACGCGGACGCCGATGCCCTGCACGTGCGCTCGGCCGACGTGGCGGTGCGGCTCGGCCCGGCCGCCGCGCGGGAGAGCTACCTGTCGATCGAGAAGGTCGTGGACGCGGCGTTGTCCACGGGTGCGCAGGCCGTGCACCCCGGGTACGGGTTCCTCGCGGAGAACGCGGACTTCGCCCGTGCCTGCGAGAAAGCGGGCCTGGTGTTCATCGGCCCGTCGCCCGAGGCCATCGAGGCGATGGGCGACAAGATCCGGGCCAAGCTCACGGTGTCCGCCGCCGGCGTGCCGGTCGTGCCTGGCCGGACCCGGGCGGGCATGACCGACGACGACCTGGTCGACGCCGCCCTGGAGATCGGCTTCCCGGTGCTGCTCAAGCCGTCCGCCGGCGGCGGGGGCAAGGGCATGCGGCTGGTGCACCGGGTCGAGGACCTGCGTGACGCGATCGAGTCGGCGCGGCGCGAGGCGTCCGGGTCGTTCGGCGACGACACGTTGCTCATCGAGCGGTTCATCACCAACCCCCGGCACATCGAGATCCAGGTGCTGGCCGACGCGCACGGCGGCGCGGTGCACCTGGGCGAGCGGGAGTGCAGCCTCCAGCGCCGGCACCAGAAGATCATCGAGGAGGCGCCGTCGCCGCTCCTGGACGCCGCCACCCGCTCGGCGATGGGCGAAGCAGCGGTGTCCGCCGCGAAATCCGTCGGCTACCGGGGTGCGGGCACGGTCGAGTTCATCGTCGACGGCACCACGGGCGACTACTTCTTCATGGAGATGAACACCCGGCTCCAGGTCGAGCACCCGGTGACCGAGCTGGTCACGGGCGTGGACCTGGTCGAGTGGCAGCTCCGGGTGGCGGCCGGGGCGCGGCTGGACCTCCCGGCGCTCACGTTGACCGGCCACGCGGTCGAGGCCCGGGTCTACGCGGAGGACCCGGCGCGGGGGTTCCTGCCCACGGGTGGGACCGTGCTGGCCCTGCACGAGCCCGCGGACGTGCGGGTCGACTCGGCGTTGACCGTCGGACTGACGGTCGGGAGTTCCTACGACCCGATGCTCGCGAAGGTGATCGCCCACGGTGCCACGCGTGCGGAGGCGTTGCGGCGCTTGGATTCCGCGCTGGCGCGCATGGTTGTGCTGGGCGTGACTACGAACATCCCGTTCCTGCGCGCCCTACTGTCCGATGAGGACGTCCGGTCCGGTGCGCTGGACACCGGGTTGGTCGAGCGCAAGCTGGATTCGTTGGTGACGTCGTCGCTGCCGCCGGAGGTGCTCGCCGCCGCGGCTTTGGAGCGCCGGTTGGCCCTGGGCGGTCCGGACCCGTGGGATCGGCCGTCGGGATGGCGGGTCGGCGACCACGCCTGGGCGACCTGGCGGTTCGACGGGGTCGACGTGCGCGTGCGCGGTGACGAGGTCGCCGTCGGCTCGGAAACGTATTCGTACAGTGCCTTCTGGCGTGACGGGTCCCTTGTCGTGGGCACGAGTTCGTACGCCGCGGTGCGCGACGGGCGGACGCTGTGGCTCGGCCGGGACGGGCACACCTGGGCACTGACCGAGGACGAGAGCACTTCCGCGGGTGCGTCGTCCACCGGCGTCGGCGGCCCGGTGACGAGTCCGATGCCCGGCACCGTGCTGGTTGTGCGTGCCTCGCGCGACGACGTGGTCGAAGCCGGCCAGGCCCTGTTCGTGGTCGAGGCGATGAAGATGGAGCACACCGTCACCGCACCGGTCGACGGTGTGCTCACCGAGGTCAACGTCCAGGCAGGCCAACAGGTCGCGCTGGACGAGGTACTTGCCGTCGTGGTCCCCCACCAGGAGTGAGCGATGTTGGACTTCCGCCTTGACGAGGAGTACGAGGCCCTGCGCAAGACCGTCGAGGAGTTCGCGCGCGAGGAGGTCGCGCCGGTCATCGGCGGGTTCTACGAGCGCGAGGAGTTCCCGTACGAGATCGTGGCGAAGATGGGCCGGATGGGCTTGTTCGGCCTGCCGTTCCCGGAGGAGTACGGGGGCATGGGCGGGGACTACTTCGCCCTGTGCCTGGTGCTGGAGGAGTTGGCACGCGTCGACTCGTCTGTGGCGATCACGCTGGAGGCCGGGGTCTCCCTGGGCGCGATGCCCCTGTACCGGTTCGGGTCGGCCGCGCAGAAGGACGAGTGGCTGCCGAAGCTGGTGGCGGGTGAAAGCCTGGGAGCCTTCGGTCTGACCGAGCCGGGCGGGGGGTCGGACGCGGGTGCCCTGACCACGTCGGCGCGGATCGACGGCGACTCGTGGGTGTTGAACGGCACGAAGGCGTTCATCACGAACTCGGGCACGGACATCACGGGCCTGGTGACGGTCGCCGCGGTCACGGGTCGGCGCGACAACGGGAAGCCCGAGATCTCGGCCATCCTGGTACCGGCCGGGACCGAGGGCTTCTCGGTGTCCCGCAAGTACTCCAAGGTGGGGTGGAACGCGTCGGACACCCGCGAACTGTCCTTTCAGGATTGTCGAGTCCCACTGGAGAACCTGGTGGGGGAACGGGGACGGGGCTACGCCCAGTTCCTCCAGACGCTGGACGAGGGCCGGGTGGCCATCGCCGCCCTGTCGGTGGGCCTGGCCCAGGGCTGCGTCGACGAGTGCTTGAAGTACGTCCACGAACGCGAGGCCTTCGGCCACAAGATCGGCTCCTACCAGGCGATCCAGTTCAAGATCGCGGACATGGAGGCCCGAACCCACGTCGCCAGGCTGGCGTACTACCAGGCGGCGTCGAAGATGCTCCGCGGCGAACCGTTCAAGCGGGAGGCGGCGATCGCCAAGCTGGTGTCGTCGGAGACGGCCATGGACAACGCCCGCGAGGCCACCCAGATCTTCGGCGGCTACGGGTTCATGAACGAGTACCCGGTGGGCAGGTTCTACCGCGACGCCAAGATCCTGGAGATCGGCGAGGGCACCAGCGAGGTCCAACGCATCCTGATCGCCCGCGACCTGGGCCTCTAGGACAACAGGACCGCACAACGAGGCCCGGGACGGCAAGGCCCGGCACCTACCATCCGAGATGGCCGGAATGGCCAGGTCCACAGCCCCCAGCCCCCGGACACACCAGGTACAGGTGCCTCACAGACCCACCCCGGGTCCCGTAGCAGGCGGCACGGCCGTGGCCACTCAACCGGCCGTGCCGCCTCCACCCAACCCAGACCCGCCCCTATCCACTACCACCTCCGACCGTTCCCGTTACCGCCGCAGCAACTCCACGCAGCCACCACTCCACCCCGACGGCCGCCGCACTCAGACAAGCCGCCACAGAGGCAGCGCCGCAGCCCTCAGTGGCCTCCGGCGACTTCTGCCTACTCTCACCGCCGCGTCGTGCCACCGCTGCCCGCAGTCGCGTGGCACAGCACAGCCGCCCGGCAAAGCAGCCCGACGAGCCACCCACATCCGCCCGCGACGGCTATTGCCGCTGCACCATGCCACCACCGGCATCCGCTGCCGCCACAACCGCTGCCGCTGCCGCCACAACCGCTGCCGCTGCCGCTGCCGCCACAACCGCTGCCGCTGCCGCCACAACGCTGCCGCTGTGGTCGCGGCACTGCCGTCACAGCGACGCCTTACTCGTGGCCGCGCCACCACGGCCGAGCATCCTGCCTGCCTACGGACAGGCCCGCACCGAGCCGTACCCCGCAACATCTCGGTGTCCTCGGTGGTCACTGCCACAAGCGGCCCACCAACCAGCCGTCACCGCCTCCTCTCGGGCACCTCAACCGCCACCACGGCCTGACCCTCCCGCCGCACGGTCGGCACCTGGTCTGCGGACCACCGGCCCGAGCATCAGCCCGCCCACAGCCCCGCGACGCTCGCGGCCTTTCACCCCATGGGCGCCACATCACTCGACACAGCGCTCCCCACAGGCTCGACTCACGAGCACCACGACCCTCAAACCCGTTCGCTCACAACCAAAAGCTCCCCCTCCAGTCCCTGTGACAGTGCTCAGGACAACACCGGACATCCCCGCTCGACGATCGCCGCGAAGTCCACCCCGCGCGGCAACGTGCCGAACGCCACGCCACCCTCACCACCGAGCCGCGACGCGCAGAACGCGTCCGCCACCGCCGGATGCCCATACCGGAGCAGCAAGGAACCCTGGAGCAGCAATGCCATCCGTTCCACCAGCACCCGTGCCCGCAGCTCGAGGTCATCCCGGTCGGACAGCGCGACCTTCACGGCGTCCGCCGCCGCGTCGAACCGCCGATCACCGCCCCGCCCCGCGTCGACCTCGGCCAGGAACTCGTCCACCGCCTCCGGCTCGCGCGCCATCGCCCGCAACGCGTCCAACGCCGCGACGTTGCCCGAGCCTTCCCAGATCGACATCAGCGGCGACTCCCGGAACAGCCGAGGCAGCCCCGAGTCCTCCACGTACCCGTTGCCGCCCAGGCATTCCAATGCCTCCGCCGCGTGCGCCGGTCCCCGCTTGCACACCCAGTACTTCGTCACCGCCAATCCCAGCCGACTCCGCGTACCGGCCAACCACAACGCCACCGTCGTCGCGGCCTCGGACTCGACGGCCAGGTCCGCGAGCACGTTGCGCATCGCGGGCTGGTCGACCAACGCCCGGCCGAAGGCCTTTCGGTGCACGGCGTGGTGCGTCGCCTGGACGAGGCCGGACCGCATGCCGGCCGCCGTGCCGAGCACGCAATCCAGACGGGTCGCGTTGACCATCTCGATGACGGTCCGCACGCCCCGACCTTCCTCACCGACCAGCAGACCGACCGCGCCGTCGTACTCCAGCTCGGCCGACGCGTTCGACCTGTTGCCCAGCTTGTCCTTCAGCCGTTGCAGGAACATCCGGTTGCGCGAGCCGTCCGGCAGCACCCGAGGCACGACGAAGCACGACAACCCACCCTGCGTGTAAGCCAACGCGAGGAACAGGTCCGACATCGGTGCCGACGTGAACCACTTGTGCCCGGTCAGCACATGGTGGTCACCCGCCGGCACGGCCGATGTCGTGTTCGCGCGCACGTCCGAGCCGCCCTGCTTCTCGGTCATGGACATGCCCGCGAGCAGCCCGCGCTTCGCCTCCGGCGCCCGCGTGCCGAAGTCGTACTCGCGCGCGGCGAGCAGCGGCTCGTAGCGACGTGCGAGTTCCGGTGACGTCCGCAGCGCCGGAACGACCGCGTACGTCATCGAGACCGGACAACCATGCCCCGCCTCGGCCTGGCTCCACACGTAGAACTTCGCCGCCCGCGCCACGTGCGCACCTGGCCGCTCGTCACGCCACGGCGCGGCGTGCAAGCCGTGCCCGACCGCCGTGGCCATGAGTTCATGCCACGCCGGATGGAACTCGACTTCGTCGATGCGATGGCCGTACCGGTCATGCGTGTGCAGGACCGGCGGGTGGATATCCGCCTGCCGGGCCAGAAGTCGGGCGTGTGCGGAGCCCGCCTTCAAGCCGAGTTCGTGCAGCTCGGTTTCTGCCCATGCGGCATCACTTCGGCGTAACGCTTCCAGAAGCGCCGGATCGTCGGCCACGTCGTAGCCGTCCAGGGATGGGACCTGGTTCGTCACCTCATGCGTCATGGCGCCACGGTACTACCGGTCGGTAACATCGTTGCCTTATCGATTTGGACGTGCTGATCCTCTCTGCTCGGCTTAACGTCGGACGGGTGGGCGATCACGAGCGGGCGGTGGCCGCGCTGTGCGGCCAGTACGCGGCGATTCCGACGGGTGCACCCGTCAGGCTCGCCAAGTCGACGTCGAACCTGTTCCGGTTCCGCGCCGACCACTCCGGCGGACTCGACGTCGCGCGGTTCGACCGGGTCCTGTCCGTCGATCCCCGAACGAGGACCGCGCAGGTCCAGGGCATGACAAGGTACGAAGACCTGGTCGACGCGACCCTGGCACACGGGCTGATGCCACTGGTCGTGCCGCAGTTGAAGACGATCACGCTCGGTGGAGCGGTCGCCGGTCTTGGTATCGAATCAAGCTCCTTTCGCAACGGCCTGCCGCACGAGTCGGTGCGCTCGCTGGAGGTCCTGACGGGCAGTGGTGAGGTGGTGGTCGTCGGTCCGGAGGACGACCTGTTCCGCGGATTCCCGAACTCCTATGGCACCCTGGGCTACGCGCTGCGAGTGGAGCTCGAGTTGGAACCGGTTCACCGGTTCGTCCGGTTGACACACCTCCCGTTCGGTGATGCGTGGTCGTGTACCGACGCGCTCAAAGCGATCTGTGACGAGCAGTCGTTCGAAGGCACACGCGTCGACTTCATCGACGGCGTGGTCTTCTCGGGCCAGGAGCATTACCTGACCCTTGGGACATGGATGGACGAAGCCCCGTGGACGTCCGACTACACCGGCAACGCGGTCTACTACCGGTCCATCCAGAGACGGCGGACCGACTACCTCACCGCACGCGACTACCTGTGGCGTTGGGACACCGACTGGTTCTGGTGTTCGCGAGCGTTCGGCGTGCAGCACCCGGTCGTGCGGCGACTGGTGCCGAAGCGGTACCTGCGTTCCGATGTCTACCGGAGGCTCGTGGCCCTCGACCGTCGGACCGGGTTCAGTTCGCGTGTGAGCCGCGTGACGCGTGAACCCGTGATCCAGGACGTCGAGATCCCGGTCGACAGAGTGCCGGAGTTCCTGGAGTTCTTCCACCGAGAGGTGGGGATCGAGCCTGTCTGGTTGTGCCCCGTGAAGCTGCGCGACCCCGCCGGATGGCCGCTGTACCCGATGGACTCGAGGGTACTGTATGTCAACGTCGGATTCTGGTCCTCAGTGGACCTTCGATCGGATGAACTGATCGGCGACCGGAACCGGCTGATCGAGGCCGAGGTCGCCCGGCTGGGCGGGCACAAGTCGCTCTACTCCGACTCTTACTACACGCCCGAAGACTTCCACGAGAAGTACAACGGTGAGCACTACGACGACCTCAAGCGGCACTACGACCCGGACGGGCGTCTGCCCGGCCTGTACGCCAAATGCGTCCTCCGCGGCTGAAGGGAGCCTCCTCGTGCGGTTGGCGGAAGTGTTCCGGCAGGCGGTCGGCGGCGACGCGACCGTGCGTTTCAGTGCGTACGACGGCAGCTCGGCGGGACCGTCCGACGCTGACGTGAGCGTCGAGGTCCGATCGCCGGAAGCGTTGTCCTACCTGGCTTCCGCGCCCGGTGAGCTGGGGCTGGCGCGTGCGTACGTGACCGGTCACCTCGAGGTCGTGGGTGACCTTTATGCGGCGCTGGGGCACCTTTCGGTGCTGTCGCTGAGTGCGGTGTCGTGGGCGAACCGGGTGGATCTGCTGCGGGTCGTCGGCAGGCAGTTGCTGTCGTCGCGGGTCGAGATTCCCAAGCAGGAGCGGCGCCTGCGGGGACTTCGCCACTCCAAGACGCGGGACCAAGCCGCCATCGCCCACCACTACGACGTGTCGAACACGTTCTATGAGTACGTGTTGGGCTCATCCATGGCCTATACGTGTGCGGTGTACCCGACAGAGACATCCACATTGGAGGAAGCGCAGCACGCCAAACACGACCTGGTCGCGCGCAAGCTCGCCTTGAAGCCGGGCATGAGGTTGCTCGACGTCGGCTGCGGTTGGGGAGGCATGGTGATGCATGCCGCGCGTGAGTACGGCGTGCGTGCGTTGGGCGTGACGTTGTCGCGCAATCAAGCTGAGTGGGCACGTAAGGCGATCGTGGCCGCAGGCCTGTCGGATCTCGCGGAGGTGCGTCACCTCGACTACCGGGACGTGCGGGAGAGCCGCTTCGACGCGATCAGCTCGATCGGGCTGGCCGAGCACATCGGCAAGGCCAAACTCCCCGGCTATTTCAGGTTCCTCGCGCGCAAGCTCCGGCCCGGCGGTCGGATGCTCAACCATTGCATCACTCGATCCGGCAACCGGGAGCGCGCCCGGACCGGCAGGTTCATCGACCGGTACGTGTTCCCGGACGGCGAGCTGGTCGGTCCGGGGCACATCGTGTCCGTGATGAGCGACAACGGTTTCGAGGTCCGGCACGAGGAAAACCTTCGGGAGCACTACGCGCTCACCCTCGCGGCGTGGGGCGAGAACCTGGAGGAGCGGTGGGACGACGCCGTGTCCGAAGTGGGTACGGCGCGTGCGCGGGTCTGGCGGCTGTACATGGCGGCGTCGCGGCTGGGTTTCGAGCGCAACGCCGTGCAGTTGCATCAGGTGCTGGGCGTGAGGCTCGATGGGTCGTCGTCCCGGATGCCGTTGCGGCCGGATTGGCGCTGAGGGCGCATTCCGTCGAGGAAGACCGAGAGCACGCGCTCGTGAGCGTCCGGACCTGCGTGTCCCAGTGCGTTGCCGATGCCGACCAGGAGTGCGCGCAGTTCGGCGAAGCCCAGGTCGTCGCGGACCGCATCGACGTGTTGGGCGTCGTCGAGGAGTCGGGTGAGGTTCGTGCGTAGTTGACCGGCGATCTCCTCCTCCGCGTCGGCCAGGTCGACGCCCGCCGCGATCAGGGCCTCGACCGTCGTGTTCTTGAAGTCGTCCTGGCCTGCGACGGCGCGCACGAACGCGAAGAACGCCTCGCCGGGCGACCGCTCGGTGCTGAACGTCCCCGCCTGTTCGGCCAGCCTGCGCAGGCGGGCGGCGTTGACCTCGGCGAGCAGGTCGTCCTTGGTCGGGAAGTGTCGGAACACCGTTCCGATGCCGACGCCCGCCTCCTTGGCGATGAGGTCGGTGGACACCGTGACGCCGTGTCGCGCGAAGCAGATGTCGGCCACCGCGACCAGTTTCGCCCGGTTCCGTACCGCGTCGATCCGCATTTCACCCGTCCGAGATGTTGACAGCCGGAGTGATCACTCCGAAACTGATACCGGAGCCGCAACTCCGAATACCGGGAGGATCCAGTGCACGACCCGTCCAGTAGAGCACCGCCTCATCGACCCGCCGTCGCCCCGTGACCCGTCCGCCGCCCCGTCGTGGAAGGGAGATCCGAAACCGTCCGTTCCGAAGTCCCGTGAGACCCGCAGTCCGCGTTCGAACCAGGAGGTAGATACATGTCCGTAGTCCGCACGTCGCCGTCCGGAACACCGTTGGCGCCTGTCCGGCCATGTGCCAGGAGCCGTCCTCCGACGATACGGGTGCGGCCCGGGTAGGAGGTGGGCCGTCAGTTCCGGCGAAGCGCGGAGTGCTCCGCCAACTCCAGGTCGACGAACGCGGTGATCATCGCCCGCCACACCGACTCGGCCACGTCCGGGGACAACCCGGCCTCCTCCGCGCGGGAGCGGGCCAGGGCGATCACTTCGGCCACACGGTCGGGTGCGCGGACGTCCTGCTCGTCCTTCTTGAACGCCGCCGCGGTGCGCACCAGCTCCTGGCGGTCGGCGAGAAGGCGGATCAGGGCCGAGTCCACGGTGTCGATGCGGGACCT includes the following:
- a CDS encoding chorismate mutase, producing MTEPRSLTETRSRIDTVDSALIRLLADRQELVRTAAAFKKDEQDVRAPDRVAEVIALARSRAEEAGLSPDVAESVWRAMITAFVDLELAEHSALRRN
- a CDS encoding TetR/AcrR family transcriptional regulator, with the protein product MRIDAVRNRAKLVAVADICFARHGVTVSTDLIAKEAGVGIGTVFRHFPTKDDLLAEVNAARLRRLAEQAGTFSTERSPGEAFFAFVRAVAGQDDFKNTTVEALIAAGVDLADAEEEIAGQLRTNLTRLLDDAQHVDAVRDDLGFAELRALLVGIGNALGHAGPDAHERVLSVFLDGMRPQRQSGRNGIRDDDPSSLTPST
- a CDS encoding acetyl/propionyl/methylcrotonyl-CoA carboxylase subunit alpha, with translation MFDSVLVANRGEIAVRVIRALRGLGIRSVAVYSDADADALHVRSADVAVRLGPAAARESYLSIEKVVDAALSTGAQAVHPGYGFLAENADFARACEKAGLVFIGPSPEAIEAMGDKIRAKLTVSAAGVPVVPGRTRAGMTDDDLVDAALEIGFPVLLKPSAGGGGKGMRLVHRVEDLRDAIESARREASGSFGDDTLLIERFITNPRHIEIQVLADAHGGAVHLGERECSLQRRHQKIIEEAPSPLLDAATRSAMGEAAVSAAKSVGYRGAGTVEFIVDGTTGDYFFMEMNTRLQVEHPVTELVTGVDLVEWQLRVAAGARLDLPALTLTGHAVEARVYAEDPARGFLPTGGTVLALHEPADVRVDSALTVGLTVGSSYDPMLAKVIAHGATRAEALRRLDSALARMVVLGVTTNIPFLRALLSDEDVRSGALDTGLVERKLDSLVTSSLPPEVLAAAALERRLALGGPDPWDRPSGWRVGDHAWATWRFDGVDVRVRGDEVAVGSETYSYSAFWRDGSLVVGTSSYAAVRDGRTLWLGRDGHTWALTEDESTSAGASSTGVGGPVTSPMPGTVLVVRASRDDVVEAGQALFVVEAMKMEHTVTAPVDGVLTEVNVQAGQQVALDEVLAVVVPHQE
- a CDS encoding SAM-dependent methyltransferase, encoding MRLAEVFRQAVGGDATVRFSAYDGSSAGPSDADVSVEVRSPEALSYLASAPGELGLARAYVTGHLEVVGDLYAALGHLSVLSLSAVSWANRVDLLRVVGRQLLSSRVEIPKQERRLRGLRHSKTRDQAAIAHHYDVSNTFYEYVLGSSMAYTCAVYPTETSTLEEAQHAKHDLVARKLALKPGMRLLDVGCGWGGMVMHAAREYGVRALGVTLSRNQAEWARKAIVAAGLSDLAEVRHLDYRDVRESRFDAISSIGLAEHIGKAKLPGYFRFLARKLRPGGRMLNHCITRSGNRERARTGRFIDRYVFPDGELVGPGHIVSVMSDNGFEVRHEENLREHYALTLAAWGENLEERWDDAVSEVGTARARVWRLYMAASRLGFERNAVQLHQVLGVRLDGSSSRMPLRPDWR
- a CDS encoding acyl-CoA dehydrogenase family protein; protein product: MTHEVTNQVPSLDGYDVADDPALLEALRRSDAAWAETELHELGLKAGSAHARLLARQADIHPPVLHTHDRYGHRIDEVEFHPAWHELMATAVGHGLHAAPWRDERPGAHVARAAKFYVWSQAEAGHGCPVSMTYAVVPALRTSPELARRYEPLLAAREYDFGTRAPEAKRGLLAGMSMTEKQGGSDVRANTTSAVPAGDHHVLTGHKWFTSAPMSDLFLALAYTQGGLSCFVVPRVLPDGSRNRMFLQRLKDKLGNRSNASAELEYDGAVGLLVGEEGRGVRTVIEMVNATRLDCVLGTAAGMRSGLVQATHHAVHRKAFGRALVDQPAMRNVLADLAVESEAATTVALWLAGTRSRLGLAVTKYWVCKRGPAHAAEALECLGGNGYVEDSGLPRLFRESPLMSIWEGSGNVAALDALRAMAREPEAVDEFLAEVDAGRGGDRRFDAAADAVKVALSDRDDLELRARVLVERMALLLQGSLLLRYGHPAVADAFCASRLGGEGGVAFGTLPRGVDFAAIVERGCPVLS
- a CDS encoding acyl-CoA dehydrogenase family protein — protein: MLDFRLDEEYEALRKTVEEFAREEVAPVIGGFYEREEFPYEIVAKMGRMGLFGLPFPEEYGGMGGDYFALCLVLEELARVDSSVAITLEAGVSLGAMPLYRFGSAAQKDEWLPKLVAGESLGAFGLTEPGGGSDAGALTTSARIDGDSWVLNGTKAFITNSGTDITGLVTVAAVTGRRDNGKPEISAILVPAGTEGFSVSRKYSKVGWNASDTRELSFQDCRVPLENLVGERGRGYAQFLQTLDEGRVAIAALSVGLAQGCVDECLKYVHEREAFGHKIGSYQAIQFKIADMEARTHVARLAYYQAASKMLRGEPFKREAAIAKLVSSETAMDNAREATQIFGGYGFMNEYPVGRFYRDAKILEIGEGTSEVQRILIARDLGL
- a CDS encoding FAD-binding oxidoreductase, translating into MGDHERAVAALCGQYAAIPTGAPVRLAKSTSNLFRFRADHSGGLDVARFDRVLSVDPRTRTAQVQGMTRYEDLVDATLAHGLMPLVVPQLKTITLGGAVAGLGIESSSFRNGLPHESVRSLEVLTGSGEVVVVGPEDDLFRGFPNSYGTLGYALRVELELEPVHRFVRLTHLPFGDAWSCTDALKAICDEQSFEGTRVDFIDGVVFSGQEHYLTLGTWMDEAPWTSDYTGNAVYYRSIQRRRTDYLTARDYLWRWDTDWFWCSRAFGVQHPVVRRLVPKRYLRSDVYRRLVALDRRTGFSSRVSRVTREPVIQDVEIPVDRVPEFLEFFHREVGIEPVWLCPVKLRDPAGWPLYPMDSRVLYVNVGFWSSVDLRSDELIGDRNRLIEAEVARLGGHKSLYSDSYYTPEDFHEKYNGEHYDDLKRHYDPDGRLPGLYAKCVLRG